The stretch of DNA TCTTTCGTTTTGTTCAATTGCTCTGCGGCTGTGTACGGATCGTCCAACCCCTCGGCGACTTGTCTCGCCAGTCGGTCTAGCTCCGGATGACTCCGCAGCTGAGTATGCGCCAACGACAAGATCTGCGCCCTGGCACGCGCGATTCGACGGTGCGGGCTGTCCGCCCGGTGATGCTCCTCGATTGCGTCTACCAGCTTGTCGATGCCTTCGCCCTGTGCGGCAACGAGTTTGAGGATCGGGGCCATGGTCTCGCCACGAAGATCACGCACTGTTTGGTCAGCGCCCTCGCGGTCCGCTTTGTTGACGACGACGATGTCCGCCACTTCCAATAAGCCGGCCTTAGCGGCCTGAACCGCATCGCCCGCACCGGGATTCAGGATCACGACTGTCGGATCGGCGACCGCAGCGATCTCGATCTCCGACTGACCGACGCCAACGGTCTCCAGCACGATCTGGTCATACGACAGCGCGGCCAGCAGCCTTATCGCCGCCGGAACCGCGGCCGCCAGGCCGCCGAGATGTCCTCGGGTGGCCACCGAACGGATCAGTACATCGGAGTCGTTGATATGTGCGGCCATTCGAATGCGGTCACCCAGCAGCGCTCCCCCGCTGTACGGCGAGGACGGATCAACGGCGAGCACAGCGACGCGCATGTCCCGCTCGCGGTAGGCACCGACCAGTGCCCCGACCGTCGTCGACTTTCCGGCACCCGGCGGTCCCGTCACACCGACGATGCGTGGCGGCGTCGTCGGCCCGACCGCATCGAGAACCTCTTTGCGGCGCGGACTCTCGACCAGGCTCAGCAAGCGGCCGGCGGCGCGGATGGACCCGTTGCGCGCCGACTCGATGAGCTCGTCGATGGTCATGGTTATACGGATTGAGGAACTCTATTCGATGTCGCCACCGTAGTGGCTCCACCCACCTCGATCACGGTGGCGGAACCCATTCCGCCGCCCGCACACATCGCCGCGACACCGATACCGCCGCCGCGCCTGCGCAGTTCGTGCACCAACGTCACAAGCATCCGGGCTCCCGTCGCCGCAACGGGGTGGCCGAGCGAGCAGCCACTACCGTTGGGGTTGACCTTCTCGGGGTCGAGGTCGAGCATCTTGATCGTGGCCACGCACATCGAGGCGAACGCCTCGTTGATCTCGAACAGGTCCACGTCTGCGAGCGAAAGCCGCGCCCTGCCAAGCGCTTTCGGGATCGCTTCGACGGGCGCGAGGCCCGTCGATGCAGGATCCACGCCTACCGACGCCCACGACCGGATGGTCGCCAAGGCGGGCAGCCCCAGGCGATCGCTGGCGATGCCCAGTACTGCTGCGGCATCGTTGGCGCCGCAGGCGTTGCCCGCGGTGATCGAAAAACCTTCGATCTCGGGGTGAAGCGGCTTGAGCGCGGCCAGCTTCTCCAGGGTGGTGTCGCGCCGCGGATGCTCGTCGACCTCGAACAGGCCGTGCGACGTCTCGATGGGAACGACCTCGTGCTTGAACCGTCCCTCGTCAATGGCCTGAATCGCCTTGCGGTGCGAGCCGAGCGCCCACTCGTCCATCTCCTCGCGAGACACCCCGGCCTTGACCGCGGCGTTCCATCCGACGGTGATCGACATGTCCATGTTCGGCGCGTCCGGCCGGTTCGGATGGGTCGGCGGGAACCAGTCGACTACCTCGTCACCGACCCGCCGCGTGAACCGCGGTGACGTCGACGCCGAGTTCACCCCGCCCGCCAGGATCAGCTGATCCATACCGGCGCGGATGCTCGCCGCTGCGCTGTGCACGGCGGCCTGGCCCGCGGCGCAGTGCCGGTTCACCGCAAGGCCCGGCACCGACGGCAGCCCTGCGGTGATCGCAGCGTGGCGGGCGACGACACCGCCGCCGTAGAGGCCCTCGCCGAGAATCACGTCATCGATTTGCAAGCCGTCGAGATCGGCTACCGCGGCGCCAACAATGTGCTCTGCCAGCTGATACGCGTCGGTGTCACGCAGTGTGCCCTTCACGGCGGTGCCGATCGGCGTGCGCAGCGCGGACACGATGACGGCGTCAGGCATGGGTGTCTCCGTTTCGTATGAGAATGCTATTCTCTCAGTTCGAGAGTGCCAGTTGCAAGAAGGGGAACCACATGCAAATCGCAGGTAGTTCGGCGATCGTCGTCGGCGGAGCCGGTGGCCTGGGTGAGGCAACCGTTCGGCGTCTGCACGGCGCGGGAGCCAAGGTCGTCGTCGCCGACCTCGCCGATGACAAGGGCAAGGAGCTCGAAGCCGAACTCGGCGTGCGCTACGTCCGCACCGACGCCACGTCCGAAAAGTCGGTCAACGCGGCCATCGCGGAAGCGGCGTCGCTGGCTCCCCTGCGAATCTCGGTCGACACCCACGGCGGTCCGGCCGGCGGCGGGCGCCTGGTCGGCAAGGACGGTTCTCCACTGAGCATGGAGGCCTTCGAGAAGACCATCACGTTCTATCTGACCGCGGTGTTCAACGTGATGCGGTTGGCGGCCGCAAAGATCGCGAAGTCGGAGCCGCTGGAAGAAGGCGGACGTGGCGTGATCGTCAACACCGCATCGATCGCGGGCTATGAGGGGCAAATCGGCCAGCTGCCCTACTCCGCCGCCAAGGGTGGCGTGCTGGGCATGACACTCGTTGCGGCGCGCGATCTTTCGCCGCTCGGGATCCGCGTCGTCACGATCGCGCCCGGCACCATCAACACCCCGGCGTACGGCAAGGCGGCAGATCAGCTGGAGCAATACTGGGCGCCGCAGATTCCGTTCCCCAAGCGCATGGGCCGCTCGACGGAGTATGCGCAACTGGCGCAGAGCATCATCGAAAACGACTATCTCAATGGGGAAATCATTCGTCTCGACGGGGCGCTGCGGTTCCCGCCGAAATGACCCTGGCGGGGAAAGTTGCGTTCGTCGCCGGTGCCAGCAGAGGCATCGGGGCGACGATCGCCGAGGCGTTGGCGCGCGAAGGCGCGGCCGTCGCGGTCGCGGCACGCTCCGAACAGGAGGGCAAGGTACCGGGCACGATCCACGCCGTCGCCGACCGAATCACGTCGGCCGGGGGTCGGGCCATCCCCGTTTCCTGCGATGTCACCAACGAGGAGTCGGTCGAAGCCGCTGTCGCACAGACGGTTTCGGAGTTCGGCGGGATCGACATTTTGATCGCGAACGCGGGCGTACTGTGGCTCGGCCCGATCGAGGCGACTC from Mycobacterium sp. JS623 encodes:
- the meaB gene encoding methylmalonyl Co-A mutase-associated GTPase MeaB codes for the protein MTIDELIESARNGSIRAAGRLLSLVESPRRKEVLDAVGPTTPPRIVGVTGPPGAGKSTTVGALVGAYRERDMRVAVLAVDPSSPYSGGALLGDRIRMAAHINDSDVLIRSVATRGHLGGLAAAVPAAIRLLAALSYDQIVLETVGVGQSEIEIAAVADPTVVILNPGAGDAVQAAKAGLLEVADIVVVNKADREGADQTVRDLRGETMAPILKLVAAQGEGIDKLVDAIEEHHRADSPHRRIARARAQILSLAHTQLRSHPELDRLARQVAEGLDDPYTAAEQLNKTKDQA
- a CDS encoding thiolase family protein, translated to MPDAVIVSALRTPIGTAVKGTLRDTDAYQLAEHIVGAAVADLDGLQIDDVILGEGLYGGGVVARHAAITAGLPSVPGLAVNRHCAAGQAAVHSAAASIRAGMDQLILAGGVNSASTSPRFTRRVGDEVVDWFPPTHPNRPDAPNMDMSITVGWNAAVKAGVSREEMDEWALGSHRKAIQAIDEGRFKHEVVPIETSHGLFEVDEHPRRDTTLEKLAALKPLHPEIEGFSITAGNACGANDAAAVLGIASDRLGLPALATIRSWASVGVDPASTGLAPVEAIPKALGRARLSLADVDLFEINEAFASMCVATIKMLDLDPEKVNPNGSGCSLGHPVAATGARMLVTLVHELRRRGGGIGVAAMCAGGGMGSATVIEVGGATTVATSNRVPQSV
- a CDS encoding SDR family NAD(P)-dependent oxidoreductase, with product MQIAGSSAIVVGGAGGLGEATVRRLHGAGAKVVVADLADDKGKELEAELGVRYVRTDATSEKSVNAAIAEAASLAPLRISVDTHGGPAGGGRLVGKDGSPLSMEAFEKTITFYLTAVFNVMRLAAAKIAKSEPLEEGGRGVIVNTASIAGYEGQIGQLPYSAAKGGVLGMTLVAARDLSPLGIRVVTIAPGTINTPAYGKAADQLEQYWAPQIPFPKRMGRSTEYAQLAQSIIENDYLNGEIIRLDGALRFPPK